Proteins from a genomic interval of Tenacibaculum sp. SZ-18:
- a CDS encoding PA14 domain-containing protein — protein sequence MISRIFIILLLFTVSRLVSQVFPSTPVSGFPSGTTAQINATLNPVEGTMAYSTDQKILYYYDGTNWVSTGGSNWLLNGNSSTSTSNFLGTIDDVRMQIRSNNLPILEFGRRQTLGLTQGFPDYTDNDQPLIHLNGNGNTAALQFAASGALFYKPMFFTTTNGSFRLKGSAGATDLFEIGSGGPSNDGRLEFIIGDDGAEPIIFKRYDFRNGQFHKELFRVQGSNNTASAKTRFGINLNTAEIPVDSDYDDSQTGFNIANSTFQVVGSVSKSILSVNNNITLNEDHHTVVVTANLTITLPPANTCSGRIYVIKNISGNTITISNYLNQSNTLSTSINSINLWIQSDGTNWQQINSTSNSISSLNNGLQYYTWNIPNTSQPNIDNPRSLGISTTQGTISTELNDTARSSITPDSDGYILMYTGTLEVKNAGSFTFNARSDDGSRIYIDGVLALENWFDQAPTTRTGTINLAAGKHKIEFWYYENAGGDLMQFTWGTNPDGYTIGSTINANQFIIE from the coding sequence ATGATTTCAAGAATATTTATAATCTTACTTTTATTTACAGTCTCAAGGTTGGTAAGCCAAGTTTTTCCAAGTACCCCTGTTTCAGGATTTCCTAGTGGGACCACTGCTCAAATAAATGCTACATTAAATCCGGTTGAAGGAACTATGGCTTATAGTACTGATCAAAAAATTTTATATTATTACGATGGAACAAACTGGGTTTCCACTGGTGGTTCAAATTGGTTATTAAACGGAAACTCCAGTACTTCGACTTCTAATTTTTTAGGAACCATCGATGATGTTAGAATGCAAATCCGATCAAATAACCTTCCTATTCTTGAGTTCGGAAGAAGACAAACACTTGGACTAACTCAAGGTTTCCCTGATTATACAGACAATGACCAGCCTTTGATACATTTAAATGGTAATGGAAATACGGCTGCTCTTCAATTTGCAGCTTCTGGAGCATTATTCTATAAACCTATGTTTTTTACAACTACTAATGGTAGTTTCAGGTTAAAAGGAAGTGCTGGTGCTACAGATTTGTTTGAAATTGGGTCTGGTGGACCTTCAAATGATGGAAGATTAGAGTTTATTATTGGAGACGATGGCGCTGAACCAATTATTTTTAAAAGATATGATTTTCGTAATGGTCAATTTCATAAAGAATTATTCCGAGTTCAAGGCAGCAATAACACAGCTTCGGCTAAAACAAGATTTGGTATTAATTTAAATACTGCGGAAATTCCAGTTGATAGTGACTATGATGATTCCCAGACTGGATTTAATATTGCTAATTCTACTTTCCAAGTTGTAGGTTCAGTTTCTAAATCAATACTTTCAGTTAATAATAATATCACGCTAAATGAAGATCATCATACGGTTGTAGTTACCGCAAATTTAACAATTACTCTACCCCCCGCTAATACCTGCTCAGGTAGAATTTATGTAATCAAGAATATTTCTGGTAATACAATAACCATTTCGAATTATTTAAATCAATCAAACACATTATCCACTTCTATTAATTCAATAAATTTATGGATACAAAGTGATGGAACAAACTGGCAGCAGATCAATAGTACATCGAATAGTATATCTAGTTTGAATAATGGATTACAATATTACACATGGAATATTCCCAACACATCACAACCCAATATTGATAATCCACGTTCATTAGGAATATCAACGACTCAAGGAACAATTTCAACGGAATTAAATGATACCGCAAGAAGCTCAATCACACCAGATTCTGATGGTTATATTTTAATGTATACTGGAACATTAGAAGTTAAAAATGCTGGAAGTTTTACTTTCAATGCACGATCGGATGATGGCTCTAGAATTTACATTGATGGTGTTCTAGCTCTTGAAAACTGGTTTGATCAAGCTCCAACCACTCGCACTGGAACTATTAATTTAGCTGCAGGCAAACACAAAATTGAATTTTGGTATTATGAAAATGCAGGTGGAGATTTAATGCAGTTTACTTGGGGAACAAATCCAGATGGATATACAATAGGAAGTACCATTAATGCAAACCAATTTATTATTGAATAA